The following coding sequences lie in one Pontibacter sp. G13 genomic window:
- a CDS encoding tyrosinase family protein, producing MDSTAPQQQQLGQQTGLKIRYSVRELWDEFNNGNPQPLEDLVRAWKGILELDPSNPLSFFVIGGYHGEPFVGQGETDPAYWGGYCNHGNVLFPTWHRMYVQRIEEALQSIVPGVTMPYWDETSQESIEKGVPAVLTDETFTFSDGTEIPNPLQSYTLQKAVNDNVTGDDQRYTKPAGYATVRYPLSGLVGTAEARAETETHNAQYQDPVQRTTMLNNNYKAWLYKRVEPEDELSAAAGPEGILAKFRDCLDAPNYTAFSNTTSAQHWNVNNPGIVTPVESPHNEVHLAVGGFDVDGHEFGLVKGANGDMGENNTAGLDPIFFFHHCNVDRMFWLWQVKNGHTDSIDIIKGDPGTNPNTLAQGGQGPAAGQDPTMPLNMDTPLKPFLKDPSDPQSYYTSRDVVNLETQLGVTYSPGSLAGEQGLTESMLRKMTPGAKKLHVFGIDRQLFPGSFIINAFMHIDGKRVFLGRQTILSRWNVSYCPNCQHHLMTSAFFDLSGFTLEQLKEADFEITFQHRGEAMPQNLNYHVEVID from the coding sequence ATGGATTCAACCGCTCCTCAACAGCAACAGCTCGGCCAACAGACGGGCTTGAAAATCAGATATTCCGTCCGCGAACTTTGGGACGAATTCAACAACGGAAACCCTCAACCGCTCGAAGATCTCGTGAGAGCTTGGAAGGGAATTCTAGAACTAGACCCCAGCAATCCATTGTCCTTCTTTGTCATCGGCGGGTATCATGGAGAGCCATTTGTCGGTCAAGGCGAAACCGATCCCGCATATTGGGGCGGATATTGCAACCACGGCAATGTGCTATTTCCGACTTGGCACCGCATGTACGTTCAGCGAATCGAGGAAGCCCTGCAATCGATCGTCCCCGGCGTGACCATGCCATATTGGGACGAAACCAGCCAAGAATCCATTGAAAAGGGCGTTCCGGCTGTCTTGACAGATGAGACCTTCACGTTTTCGGATGGGACGGAGATTCCCAACCCGCTTCAATCTTACACCCTGCAAAAGGCCGTCAATGACAATGTGACGGGTGACGATCAGCGATACACCAAGCCGGCTGGTTACGCCACGGTGCGCTACCCGCTTTCTGGATTGGTGGGAACTGCCGAAGCGCGTGCCGAGACCGAGACGCACAACGCCCAGTACCAAGATCCGGTACAGCGGACCACCATGCTAAACAACAATTACAAAGCGTGGCTCTACAAACGGGTGGAGCCGGAAGATGAACTATCCGCAGCTGCTGGCCCAGAGGGTATTCTCGCCAAATTCCGCGATTGCCTCGATGCGCCCAATTACACTGCATTCTCCAACACCACCTCCGCACAGCATTGGAATGTCAACAATCCCGGTATCGTCACCCCTGTGGAATCTCCTCACAATGAGGTGCATTTGGCAGTCGGGGGATTCGATGTAGATGGCCATGAATTCGGATTGGTCAAAGGTGCCAATGGCGATATGGGTGAAAACAACACGGCTGGGCTCGATCCCATCTTCTTTTTCCATCATTGCAATGTGGACCGGATGTTCTGGTTGTGGCAGGTGAAAAATGGACATACAGACAGCATTGACATCATCAAGGGGGATCCGGGGACCAATCCCAACACCCTTGCTCAAGGCGGTCAAGGACCTGCAGCCGGACAAGATCCCACCATGCCGCTGAACATGGACACACCGCTCAAGCCATTCCTCAAAGATCCCAGCGATCCCCAGAGCTACTACACCAGCCGAGATGTCGTGAATCTCGAAACACAGCTAGGAGTGACCTACAGCCCCGGATCATTGGCAGGTGAGCAAGGTCTGACCGAATCGATGCTCCGCAAGATGACCCCCGGTGCCAAAAAGCTGCATGTATTCGGAATCGATCGCCAGTTGTTTCCCGGTTCATTCATCATCAATGCATTCATGCACATCGATGGAAAGCGCGTTTTCCTCGGTCGCCAAACCATCCTCAGCCGCTGGAATGTCAGCTATTGTCCCAATTGCCAGCACCACTTGATGACTTCGGCATTTTTTGATCTCAGTGGATTCACCCTTGAGCAGCTCAAGGAAGCTGACTTCGAAATTACGTTTCAGCACCGTGGAGAAGCCATGCCCCAAAATCTCAATTACCACGTCGAGGTGATCGACTAG
- a CDS encoding sulfite exporter TauE/SafE family protein, with translation MSCASQTSACSCTKPSTSRQTAWWLLGFSAVGGGLWITFQALEPQATFELTTPSLGVVLLMGFLTGLHCIGMCGGIVTAYLRFSRDHRITSWQSHMMYGAAKTCSYAGLGAAFGWLGSAVHFSNDLKSFVSIMGGICLLYIGIKSLGLIRLPLMARWTQWLGKRASGLAHPIYAGLLNGLMISCAPLQALYLVSAGLGDPLQGALLLAIFSVGTLPIFLFYGGLVSVMSTWRSQWPERITTAMILVYGMLMVNRGLAIGGYSLTLPNRAQTIWQNPQELPPQPLQMTANAKGWSKSSIPFEAGRCIRWEIWVEEVTYCNKEIEVPALGLKLPLTPGLNVLEFDPGAHQVLVYTCWMGMMNGQFEAISPE, from the coding sequence ATGAGTTGCGCATCCCAAACTTCGGCTTGTAGCTGCACCAAACCGTCTACCTCTAGGCAGACCGCATGGTGGCTATTGGGCTTTTCGGCAGTCGGTGGAGGGCTTTGGATCACCTTTCAGGCCCTTGAACCACAAGCCACTTTTGAGTTGACGACCCCGAGCCTGGGCGTAGTGTTGCTCATGGGATTCCTCACAGGCCTTCATTGTATCGGTATGTGCGGCGGGATTGTGACAGCCTATTTGCGGTTTTCGCGTGATCATCGCATCACTTCTTGGCAATCTCACATGATGTATGGTGCCGCCAAAACCTGCTCTTATGCAGGGTTGGGAGCGGCATTTGGTTGGTTGGGATCGGCGGTGCATTTCTCCAATGACCTGAAATCCTTTGTCTCCATCATGGGCGGAATATGCCTGCTGTACATAGGCATCAAATCCCTCGGACTCATCCGGTTGCCGCTGATGGCGAGATGGACGCAATGGTTGGGCAAACGTGCAAGTGGATTGGCGCATCCCATCTATGCGGGCCTACTCAATGGACTGATGATTTCCTGTGCGCCTTTGCAGGCATTGTATCTGGTTTCGGCAGGCTTGGGCGATCCGTTGCAAGGAGCATTGCTACTGGCGATTTTCAGTGTGGGTACCCTCCCCATTTTCTTGTTTTACGGCGGGCTGGTCAGTGTCATGAGTACATGGCGCTCACAATGGCCCGAGCGTATCACTACGGCGATGATTTTGGTGTACGGTATGCTGATGGTCAATCGCGGGTTAGCCATTGGTGGGTATAGTCTGACCTTGCCCAATCGAGCGCAGACCATCTGGCAAAATCCCCAAGAGCTCCCTCCCCAGCCGCTCCAAATGACCGCCAATGCCAAAGGTTGGAGCAAATCCTCCATTCCGTTCGAAGCGGGTCGATGCATCCGTTGGGAAATCTGGGTGGAGGAAGTTACCTATTGCAACAAGGAAATCGAAGTGCCGGCCTTGGGCCTGAAACTTCCGCTGACCCCCGGCTTGAATGTCTTGGAATTCGATCCGGGAGCTCATCAAGTGCTCGTCTACACCTGTTGGATGGGCATGATGAATGGCCAATTCGAGGCCATCTCTCCTGAATGA
- a CDS encoding suppressor of fused domain protein → MNTPSVIKFESGPILACKETFRVLEFSPNSTRDMWTYATCGMASLNDEKPIELHLFSSKQDRSIVELLAAVSYYHLSEVNFNLWDTMNFGRPWQDKSICLHGLISLPYLDGPKIENLMIAGKCIKSYWLIPISESEVKFKARFGVEALEELFDTRDFNYLDASRKSVVP, encoded by the coding sequence ATGAACACGCCTAGCGTAATCAAATTTGAATCGGGCCCCATCCTAGCATGTAAAGAGACATTTAGAGTTTTAGAATTTAGTCCTAACTCGACTCGTGATATGTGGACATATGCAACTTGCGGTATGGCTTCATTGAATGATGAAAAACCAATAGAACTGCATCTGTTTTCAAGTAAACAGGATCGAAGCATAGTAGAACTTTTGGCTGCTGTTTCCTATTACCATCTTTCTGAAGTGAATTTTAACCTTTGGGATACAATGAATTTTGGTAGACCTTGGCAAGACAAATCAATATGTTTACACGGATTAATTTCATTGCCATACCTTGACGGCCCCAAAATTGAAAACCTAATGATTGCTGGAAAATGCATTAAATCATATTGGTTAATCCCGATTTCAGAAAGTGAAGTTAAATTCAAGGCAAGATTTGGAGTAGAAGCATTGGAAGAGCTGTTTGATACTAGGGACTTTAACTATTTAGATGCTTCAAGGAAGTCTGTTGTGCCTTAG
- a CDS encoding DUF695 domain-containing protein: MKLPLKIGLKQILWKLFQNGGMSREEKVVIPDFSFKTFHFVSENKEGVAIINKGLLDIFGSEVFVWNLSVMFHYRNHTDKGIPEGEDLERVSKYIKSLDYRMNPDSKKPNALFLGYLIWNDTTEAIWRVYQATEVNKLLVEELKVKDYPEPFDYRIDPDKSWELCSWHLKAVK, translated from the coding sequence ATGAAATTGCCCTTAAAAATTGGGTTGAAACAAATCTTATGGAAGCTTTTTCAAAATGGTGGAATGAGTAGAGAAGAAAAAGTTGTAATCCCGGATTTTTCATTTAAAACATTCCATTTTGTTTCCGAAAACAAAGAAGGGGTGGCTATTATAAATAAGGGGCTATTAGATATTTTTGGAAGTGAGGTTTTTGTTTGGAACCTCTCAGTCATGTTCCACTATCGAAATCATACCGATAAAGGAATTCCTGAAGGGGAGGATCTAGAACGGGTTTCTAAATATATTAAGAGCCTAGATTATAGGATGAATCCTGATTCTAAAAAGCCTAATGCTCTTTTTTTAGGTTACCTAATATGGAATGATACAACTGAAGCTATTTGGCGAGTGTATCAGGCAACAGAGGTTAATAAATTGTTGGTAGAAGAGTTGAAAGTAAAGGATTATCCAGAACCTTTTGATTATCGGATTGATCCGGATAAAAGCTGGGAACTATGCAGTTGGCATCTAAAAGCTGTGAAATAG
- a CDS encoding RHS repeat-associated core domain-containing protein yields MVGIIWIFVHLLCGIVPEYFLKDHLDNTRVVFTDANADGVITVADDVLSRSSYYPYGLSMHGGGTYAGTIEQRYGYNGKELQDDHLLGWIDYGARMMDPTIGRWNGVDALAEQYQAWSPYNYTLGNPIRFIDPDGNSVGDPIKLPTGTKIQPSDRAGVINAYVKELSMIAGAVQEVNTSNGKDYESTLPEKAISHLKTGIEAFLDGSDVEFEFGRTLESSVEQTISVRLEAYEGEGMVESDSNVDIRIGTNNSTSEEISSSIQDSHTLSGNIEASGGGNKGGLNYKVSRTITNSIKHSESSGSSKSVAYIGTLSRKIGTVDFGMSVTYRNNVSSVGIMTPLGFPEGFFGNIDKDYFQFLKTLHIIDNAPSKSDPVQIHVTSDDDPVTNSIR; encoded by the coding sequence TTGGTAGGTATTATCTGGATATTCGTACATTTGCTTTGCGGGATTGTTCCTGAGTACTTCCTCAAGGATCATCTCGACAATACCCGGGTGGTGTTCACGGATGCGAATGCGGATGGCGTGATCACGGTGGCAGACGATGTGCTGAGCAGGTCTTCCTACTATCCGTATGGCCTGTCCATGCATGGAGGCGGAACCTACGCCGGAACCATCGAGCAGCGCTATGGCTACAATGGCAAGGAGCTGCAAGATGACCACCTGCTGGGATGGATCGACTACGGGGCCCGGATGATGGACCCGACGATCGGGAGATGGAATGGCGTGGATGCGCTGGCGGAGCAGTATCAGGCATGGAGTCCCTATAACTATACATTGGGGAATCCGATTCGATTTATAGATCCGGATGGGAATAGTGTTGGGGATCCAATAAAGTTGCCAACTGGGACCAAAATCCAGCCTTCGGATAGAGCTGGTGTGATCAACGCTTATGTAAAGGAATTGTCAATGATTGCAGGAGCAGTACAAGAAGTCAATACGAGTAATGGAAAAGATTATGAATCGACCCTCCCTGAAAAAGCAATTTCTCATTTAAAAACAGGAATTGAGGCATTTTTGGACGGTTCTGATGTCGAATTTGAATTTGGTCGAACACTGGAATCATCAGTTGAACAGACAATTTCTGTTAGATTAGAAGCTTATGAAGGTGAAGGTATGGTGGAATCGGATTCCAATGTGGATATTCGGATAGGTACTAATAATTCAACCTCGGAAGAGATTTCTTCATCTATCCAAGATTCTCACACCTTAAGCGGAAACATAGAGGCTTCAGGAGGTGGTAATAAGGGGGGGTTGAACTATAAAGTGTCTCGTACTATTACGAATAGTATAAAACATAGTGAATCTTCGGGTTCGTCAAAATCAGTAGCTTACATTGGGACTTTATCCAGAAAGATAGGTACGGTTGACTTCGGAATGAGCGTAACCTATCGAAATAATGTTAGTTCTGTTGGAATTATGACGCCTTTAGGATTTCCAGAAGGATTTTTTGGGAATATCGACAAGGATTACTTTCAATTCCTAAAAACACTACATATCATAGATAATGCTCCCTCCAAAAGTGATCCCGTTCAAATCCATGTCACTTCGGATGATGACCCTGTCACAAACTCCATAAGATAA
- a CDS encoding RHS repeat-associated core domain-containing protein encodes MVGIIWIFVHLLCGIVPEYFLKDHLGNTRVVFTDVNEDGAITVADDVLSRSSYYPYGLSMYGGGTYAGTIEQRYGYNGKELQDDHQLGWIDYGARMMDPTIGRWNGVDALAEHENQINRSPYAAFWDNPILYNDPDGKCPKCPDSEYVELADFVYTSDLAKGMESANGWVVEKVDRHRASGYKAAVFKKEIKGKMEYVYATQGTNPLSPADWLNNAGQATVGKAPQYSKSVNYAKEYSEQYEGISFTGHSLGGGLASANALAVEGKAVTFDPAGLSDKTKQNLDISENSADISAYVVDGEIVSHAQQKLGLQAEGNIVPLPSSYFPNLPLIRGDNEIRIVQRVKNHLMSTVKKKFYDLNRSNR; translated from the coding sequence TTGGTAGGTATTATCTGGATATTCGTACATTTGCTTTGCGGGATTGTTCCTGAGTACTTCCTCAAGGATCATCTCGGCAATACGCGGGTGGTGTTCACGGATGTAAATGAGGATGGAGCGATCACGGTCGCAGACGATGTGCTGAGCAGGTCTTCCTACTATCCGTATGGCCTGTCCATGTATGGGGGCGGAACCTACGCCGGAACCATCGAGCAGCGCTATGGCTACAATGGCAAGGAGCTGCAAGATGACCACCAGCTGGGATGGATCGACTATGGGGCCCGGATGATGGACCCGACGATCGGGAGATGGAATGGCGTGGATGCACTGGCGGAGCACGAAAATCAGATAAACCGATCACCATATGCTGCGTTCTGGGATAATCCTATCCTGTATAACGACCCAGACGGAAAATGCCCAAAGTGCCCAGATTCAGAGTATGTGGAATTGGCTGATTTTGTATACACCAGTGATTTGGCTAAAGGTATGGAATCTGCAAATGGTTGGGTAGTCGAGAAAGTCGACAGGCATAGAGCCTCAGGGTACAAAGCTGCTGTATTCAAAAAAGAGATTAAAGGCAAAATGGAATATGTGTATGCAACCCAAGGAACGAATCCTCTTTCTCCAGCAGATTGGTTGAATAATGCAGGTCAGGCTACTGTAGGAAAAGCTCCTCAGTATAGTAAATCTGTCAATTATGCCAAAGAGTACAGTGAACAATATGAAGGTATTTCCTTTACAGGGCATTCTCTTGGAGGAGGACTCGCAAGTGCGAATGCATTAGCAGTCGAAGGAAAGGCAGTTACATTTGATCCAGCAGGGTTGTCTGATAAAACCAAGCAAAATTTGGATATTTCCGAAAATAGTGCAGACATTTCAGCATATGTAGTGGACGGTGAGATAGTAAGCCACGCACAGCAAAAATTAGGGCTGCAAGCGGAAGGCAATATTGTTCCCTTGCCTTCTTCTTATTTCCCAAATCTGCCTTTGATCAGGGGCGATAATGAAATTCGCATAGTGCAACGAGTGAAAAATCATCTCATGTCAACTGTAAAGAAAAAGTTTTACGATCTAAATAGAAGCAACCGATAA